The sequence TGAAGCCTCTGCTACAActgtttagccaaaaagattaacgtaactttgtgcTCCCCAAAAGAATATAGAAACAATTTTGCAGGAAACTCATTTTTTGGagaatttgtataaaaaatgaagcaatcaaaattgaatacttttgtaatacaagtaaatactgggaAATAGAGcaaccgaaaaagtgaggttatgttgttaaTATCACCTCTATTATTACATCACGAACCTGGCGTATGCGAACAAAGCTCTTGGCATAAAACCTAAAACACCCCAAAAAAGCTAAGGccccaaaaaaattcaaaatggtaaAAAAGTAAGAATATGAATATAAGGAAACTTGTTTGATTATGTCTTGATGGATTTAGCACAGGATTTACCTCAATCCGACCATAATGGAAGTCAGCCCGTTCATTGCTGTGCACATTACGACGTTTTCTCTTTGAACGACGTTGTTGCATCTGAACAAGCACATTGGGagtaaaaagttgaaaaatacgTAAAAACATTTCTTGGCCATAGTGTTCAGGCAACGTCCGCTGTTCGTCAACCTCCATAAAACCCAAAAAGGTTTGAGGCGGTGTTGGCAGGCGTTCGGGATTAGAGTCCTCAGATGATGAATTTAATTCTGATACATTGCGCTCTTTTGATATGGCCATAGCAGCATTATGTTTTGCTATTCGTGGCCTGATATCATATTTTTTTGCAACATGTGAATTGACTGTTCTGTCAATAGTTTGGGTTACTGATGTTGACGTAGTCGAGCGTGCTAAAAGGCTTGCCGCTGCTTTTGCTACCATATTTTCAGTACGTGCTTTGTTAAGAGCTTGTCTCAAATTCAACCGGctaattttaacatttttcgatacaggtatattaatttgttgttccAGACTGCTAGAGAAGACATCGGCGCAATTCGTTTCTAATTTACCAACAACATTTTTATCTTCTACAAGattcatttgtaaaaatttaGAAGCATCTTCAAGACTATCATTACCTTGAACAGCTCCACTATTTTGTACTATTCTTTGAGAAATTGGTTTCAACAAAGACATTTGAGACAAACAGTTGATATTTCCTTCAGAATCTTGTAATTGGCTCGTTtcattcaattttaattcttcgTTGAGACTGCTGTACTCGTTTTTGCTTTTAGTCCATGGTATTTCTTTAACTTCTTCATTAAGTGAAAACAAATTGGTCTCCTCTTCTGAATCTTCAATTTCATAAACAGTCTTTTCGTtttgcacttcaaaatatttttcaataagctTTTGTTCAGTGTTTCGAAAGAGTACAGTAGCAGGTAGTACTTCAATTGTAAGATCATTTATAAGCGGTACTACTTCTCGAGATATCAAAGCATTTAATGCATCATTATTTATTTGAACATCATTTCTTTTAAGCATTTTGTAGAATTCGTCCATAATCCGACGCAAACGAAGAAACAAGAAATGTTGTTCGGCGTTGATCTCGTAAATCTCCGATTCGATTTCGTCTAAAATGCGCTGTTTCTGTACTGGATCCTGAAAATAATATCATGAAATTAATTTCgcgaaataatattaatttaattgagTTATTGTTGTGAAATGGTTCTTTTATATTCCTTTGATATCGCAAAACTAGGCTGATCATTTTCCACCTTATCTTTCCATTACTCCTCGAACTATACATACATTTGTGTTTTATGAGGAACATCGacctttaatattgtaacgaatttactgcaattccccttctttgcaatcttctactaacgttcttatcgctaaactgttgaataaataactccaatattgaataatggaacaatggcctttattaaagtacttcacaataacacttatactttgcaattgcttaataaccaaactgactgatagcttaaatgaaactgatctctcgcctccactgtcgtctcccttttatactgtccgacctcctcgttgcatatttctaggcttttctaattccagaacttactagttagttataaatttctcagctacaactacagatgtataatttttatagcttctctcaaaccccatgcgcttgtatgtgtgagcgacacttccaaaatcacaattgcatacctttaggagcatttcagataagatatctgcatgtagttgtgcgttgctctcagctgcctgtacctacatatgtgtagacataatgattgattcgtttatgtagatacataatgattgatttatggattgCATGCacaggcgctgcttagcatcggcttagagatggcagcaccccttagttttgctaacattcgtaacactgccctccatctaagtctgatcgtcccgatcagacaaatctcccgatctaaacgccgctagcatctccaaatgtccCACTCTTTTACTCCGTGGTTTcctagtggtttgtatgcggtagatggtatcactgatattctgcacaactttgtacgggccttcccaactgcaccgagtcttggatggaacacctttccgccggtgagggttgtataacagtaccaaatctccctccaagaaaccttccgaattattgttctcatcgtacctgcgtttcatcttactactcattatccttgatcgttccctcgcactctgttgtttggccaatgaactccTTTGTAGAGCtggctcttgacggattggcttcacatactcagtatcgttccgacgtttcccaacagaagtgcgcgctggcttgaaaccacccttgcattctttctggaaaattctttcagtcgttttagtgcgtccattaggttttgacagtgccagtgtttctctcgcaggtacttttgatttcgctttattttgcccattcgatccatcaaccctTGCttgatctactttccttgactttcttgGTCTCTGTCaaatcttctccaccagtacccgtaTTGTGTTCGGCTTCCCTTGCCGAACGAGAACTCACCCTCGATTACAGTGGAGTCCCTGATACACGCTGCTTTCAAATTCTTCACCGTCTCTAACatcgtggagggcgccgcctccagattGTGGCCATTCTtagcaaaaatttattaaaaggaGTTAACGTGGCGGCCTTCTCCGCCAGATTTTCATTGTCCACCAGAAAAAgactttactttatttaatatttaaataacacTTTACTTTATTTCGAAGAGAACACGTCCACTGATACCAGTTGCCAGAATTAtattgatggcggtgaaacatgaaaatgtcgatgtcactcttgccaatcgtttttcatgtttcaccctaCATATATCTGGTTCACTCTTACATATTACATTACAATATCTCATGACgtattatgtttatatttttttctttctcttttaatattcacaattaaatatcattgtgagtAACAATGTTGAGATGTGGCCatatgattattaaaaagttaatttgggggattttatcctcacatcaccctttttggggaaagaagaattgacaaagtgatcaattttgtcacattcttcttttgccataacttataaaaattgttgcgaacaaacgaatatatatttatattagggtgtacctcccctttttaattcgttggttcggaaccatttttatgacTGATTATTACAAATGAACTTAGAAGTAAAAATactcaaattttatttacattcatgtttgttttgtttgaattttcttttgtaaATAGTTACAttgtaatatatattagatttgttAAAGTCTTACATTTTTAGTCTTTGctgttttgaaatatgttttttgaatatacaaaattttgtgcttttttttttttttgtttgtttttttttttgtttgttttttttttgtttaacaattttttttttgccttcgtggctgcttaaatgctaataagtaaattttggatttgtttttaatcaaatttaaggttTAGTGAGagtattaaagtaatgttaatttactttacttaggcgatttttatgtacttctttttctttgtttttgacttcatcgaaaatagttacgttaggttcgttaattttagtaatgatgaacggaccttgataaatattttcgtgtttatgatgtggttctttgtGTAAAAGTactctatctccgatttttacaattaaaggtcgtgccgttttatcgtacagatttttactttgtaatttatttttattaattaggttttgtgccattttgtgcgttttctgcatcctaaacttaacttctttggcgtagttttcgacattataaattgggtcaattgtttcttttgtcaattcattaggcaaagttgcctttttcccaaagactaattcgtaaggcgaaaattgattgtcgaaaactgtgctactcgtagtgttgtgtaggaaggtaaaatattgtcacggatattaacatcactaagttataccatcactaaggcgatgccaaggccacgataagcagtatttacgtcaataatcaaatcatgtatacacatatataaggcagccgaaagatgtcacacacagatgcatttacttatacgccaatgtatgcgcgagagactgtaaactacaaacattcacataaataattcaatcattgtgtatctacataaacgaataaataattgcatctacgcatatgtacgtatacgagcagcggagcggcaatgcacaaacacatgcatatatcttatctgagttgtcacaagagagagcaataatttgtgcacgtcgttgtggctggcgattttgtagccgaactaactagtaacttctggaaatcgaagagcctagaagtatgcagcgtaaactataaaagcggggcaggcgagtaagaagtaattcagtttgagttgagctatcaatcagttagtgattaagcacgcgatctggcggccaatagtagagtttcatttgagttatcaatcactaaggcgatgccaaggccacgataagcagtatttacgtcaataatcaaatcatgtatacacatatataaggcagccgaaagatgtcacgaccagatgcatttacttatacgccaatgtatgcgcgagagactgtaaactacaaacattcacataaataattcaatcattgtgtatctacataaacgaataaataattgcatctacacataaataattcaatcattgtgtatctacataaacgaataaataattgcatctacacatatgtacgtatacgagcagcggagcggcaatgcacaaacacatgtatatatcttatctgagttgtcacaagagagagcaataatttgtgcacgtcgttgtggctggcgattttgtagccgaactaactagtaacttctggaaatcgaagagcctagaagtatgcagcgtaaactataaaagcggggcaggcgagtaagaagtaattcagtttgagttgagctatcaatcagttagtgattaagcacgcgatctggcggccaatagtagagtttcatttgagttatcaatcagtttggttattaagccagcgagtagcaaagtataagtgttattatgaagtactttaataaaggccattttcccattattcaatattggagttatttattcaacagtttagtgattcgaacttagcaaaggatttgcaagaaaattcgttacaattggtgtcagaagaggaattgttgaataaattctagaggacaacaaggacatggcaaagttaagtgaattgaagatcccgcaactgaagaaggagttggagagccgtggattgaatacaagcggcgttaaactcgaacttcaggcacggctacgagaggcaatggaagcagaaggaattgatgtggaagagcctgtctttcatcttgatggcgaggagacaacaaaaattgatgagaagaacggaagtccgagtccagttgcaagcggcgagaataatgcgatattggctttgttatcacagatatcggcaaaaatggaaacccaggaaacacgcataacagaaatgtcatcacaaatatccacaaatatggcatcccaactagaaccccaggagaaccgtataacatccaagatggaagaacataagacacgtattgcagaaatgtcatctgaaataacagcgaagattgaagcacaagaggcacgaatatctgaaatgtcggcgcaaatttcagcacagatatcatcgcagatctctgctcaactggaagagcaagaagaacgtatttccccgaagttggaggcgcaagatacaaaaattttacagtttgaagaaaaaatcgaggccgaggtggatgctttgagaggacgtatcgagcagttgcaactaaatcgcccagcagtttcaacgagtaatccaaaggtaaaaacaccatcctttgacggttctgttcctttccaggtctttaagctacaactTGAGAataccgcaacagtgaacaattggaatgctgaagataaagttgcagctttgttcgtggcactgaaagggcctgccgcggaaatcttacagaccatcccagagtacgagcggaaccactacgaaacattgatgagcgctttagagagacgttacggaagcgagcataggaaacagatattccaaattgagttgcaaaaccgctaccaaaaagcaaatgagacattgcaggagtttgcttcagatattgaaagattggctcatcttgcaaatgcggacgcacccgcggaatacactgaaagggtaaaaatccagagcttcataaatggcatacgagatgtggaaacgaagcgggctacatatgcgaatccaaaactaacgtttgctgaaacggtatcgcatgcactgactcaggaaacagcctcacttttgagtaagccagcgtacaaagctcatcgagtcgaaatggaaaagccagactgggtagacgcaattttggaagcattgaagggtacgcagcagaagaacaatgatgcagtcaaatgctttaagtgtggaaagccagggcatattgcgcgttattgcaacaccaaccctaacagttccaacaatgtgggtggtcgtaaacgcagagcagaaggagatgagcaaatctccgaGACAAATCAAtggttaaactaaagcgagtcagcagcaaggggcgacagctgactccctcaattgaatgccccataatctctatcttacaaattggaagaaggtcgagcaatcttactgtgggaggacatgtggatggaaaggaacgtttactgactgtagatacgggtgcatctcattccatcattcgagcggatttagtcaacaagaagataagaccattgcatggagcaatattgcgtacagccactggagaagacacccaggtaattggagaagtagaatgtgaagtagcaattgggaacgtcacggtactacacaattttatagtggcaggtattgttgatgaaatcataattggagtggacttcttaatcaaccaaggcatcaaaatcgatatgcaaagcaagacgatgcgatataagaacatggatgtgccacttaatttcggctacgagagaggttacagcagtaaacgagtgctggtggaagagagtcagcaaataccaccaaaatcagaagcagtcatctgggcaaaggttgatggagattgtgggacaaacaaattatgggttgtcgaagcagcaaacaaatcagcactaaacatacttgtaggaaaaaccctggctatgacaaaacaagatggacgtattccggtaagagtactcaatgagttcaagtcaccactcaaactgactaaaggagctattttgggaagatgccaagaggctgaagtagttattaactgtgaacagctccaggaacacgtttcaactagtaatactgatctttcaaatgacatcacggcatggatgcaggggctagaggaagcatatcagagtaaggcaaaacaactgctcctaaagtacgcgaacatatttgaccaggatgattctaaaccaggccgcaccaacgttgtgaaacatcaaattgacactggagatgcgaggccgatccgtcaagctccacgtagtgttccactggcgaagcgggaagttgtgagtcaaatcattcaagaaatgagcgacagcggcgtcatcgaaccatcagctagtccatggagctcaccggtagtacttgtaaaaaagaaggatggaaaaatgaggttttgcgtggactaccggaagttgaatggcgtaacgaaaaaggatagctacccattgccaagaattgacgacactctggactcgctatctggtacgaaatggttttccacgctggacttgaaaagcggctactggcaagtggaggtgaaggaggaagataaagagaaaacagccttcagtgtcggtgatggtctttggcaatttacagtgatgccttttggactttgtaatgcaccagctacttttgagagactcatggaccaggtactgaaaggactacattggaaaacatgcttggtgtacctggacgacatcatcgtattgggcaagaactttgatgaacatcttaagaacttggaggaagttttccagagaatagctggcgctggtctgaagttaagtcccaaaaagtgtgcgctgtttaaaaaggaagtcaattatttgggtcacaaggtaacgacagagggcatctgcactgcgaacgaaaaaatagaggctgtaaaggattggccaagaccacagaacctacatgaattgagaagttttcttgggctgtgcacatattaccgccgatttgtaccaaatttttccagcgtagcccatagcctccatgagcttacaagaaaaaaacaaagcttttgaatggaagaaggagcaagaagtggctttccaaacattgaaggagcgtttgtgcactgccccaatgttagcatatccgattccaggagtaacatttattctagatacagatgtgagtggatatgctataggaggcgttttatcacaactggtcgatggtcgggagaaggtagttgcattttacagccgttcgattggaaaaccagagaggaactactgtgttacgcggagagagctgttggcattggtagagtgcattaaacattttcacaaatacctctacggccagcgattccgtgtcaggacagatcacgcagcgttgaaatggcttctgcagttccgtaatccggaaggacaattggcacggtggatcgagcgactacaaagctacgacttttccattgagcatcgaaaaggtagtacccatggaaatgctgatgcaatgtcacgaagaccatgtagtctggaatgcaagcactgctcaaaggccgaggctataggagacattatagatgtccggctaatgactataacgtgtacggatgaatgggacaaggaacaattaAGAAAGTGTcaactagaagatacagatctcacatgttatgcaagggctcaaacgaaacgaaagaccaagtagagaggagatgtcagcagagagtcccattgcgaagtcatattgggcacagtggaacagtttagaattgatatccggttgcttgcatcgagtatgggagagtgaggatggtcaatgcaagaagaaactgatagttgttcccaggaagaggattcctgacgtgctcagcgagctgcacaatggtccaagtggaggtcatcttggaatcacgaagacactcgaaaaaattaagcagagattctattgggttggttgccgtcagtcgggcaccgagtggattgccaactgcgaggtatgcaacagagcgaaagggcccaaaacccgaagtcatggccagatgaagcagtatatttcaggtgcaccatttgaaaggatcgccatggatgtcgcaggtccatttcctactagcaaccgcggaaacaaatacgtactggtggttatggattatttcagtaaatggccagaggtatacccaatcccaaaccaagaagcagaaacagtagcagaagtggttaaaaacgaatgggttgcaaggtatggtgtaccaatggagttacattctgaccaaggcaggaattttgaatcagctgtgttccaagaaatgtgcaagaagttgggcattcgaaaaacacggacaactgcattgcatcctcagtccgatggtatggtggaacgcttcaatagaacattggaggagcatttaaggaaagttgtagacaaataccataaggactgggatacgcacatatcattattcttgatggcctaccgatcggcagtacatgatacaacgggccaaactcccgcaaaggtaatttttggcaatgaccttcgactgccagctgatttgaagtatgggatagatgccgatgcggagaggaatgtcaagaaatccactggtgtcttggaagaagagctaagagagaTACACAATCTGGTAAGACAACGAGTAAAGATTATGAGtgaagatg is a genomic window of Eurosta solidaginis isolate ZX-2024a chromosome 4, ASM4086904v1, whole genome shotgun sequence containing:
- the Lint-1 gene encoding uncharacterized protein Lint-1 isoform X1, yielding MALNSRVFQYYLDNFFKFPKEIKNDIVYCQRSLKSHIKVHQMVIDVFQQEEDADPVQKQRILDEIESEIYEINAEQHFLFLRLRRIMDEFYKMLKRNDVQINNDALNALISREVVPLINDLTIEVLPATVLFRNTEQKLIEKYFEVQNEKTVYEIEDSEEETNLFSLNEEVKEIPWTKSKNEYSSLNEELKLNETSQLQDSEGNINCLSQMSLLKPISQRIVQNSGAVQGNDSLEDASKFLQMNLVEDKNVVGKLETNCADVFSSSLEQQINIPVSKNVKISRLNLRQALNKARTENMVAKAAASLLARSTTSTSVTQTIDRTVNSHVAKKYDIRPRIAKHNAAMAISKERNVSELNSSSEDSNPERLPTPPQTFLGFMEVDEQRTLPEHYGQEMFLRIFQLFTPNVLVQMQQRRSKRKRRNVHSNERADFHYGRIEYGTYPPPEKKRKEFLLSPEVKRVLQSRRPKRGNAEKNEDAIPSRSSSSSPDEKRYCNECLKNGGCFEQCTECKCYYHQLCHKEENYKGNNYKGALVLQSKQRKLCPACRRLLSSTFIKEGQQYKTLHCTAQELQKKLEHERDRRISLQQESKMYKLQMRNLFNIVNTIKSDQENDSSG
- the Lint-1 gene encoding uncharacterized protein Lint-1 isoform X2 translates to MLLKDPVQKQRILDEIESEIYEINAEQHFLFLRLRRIMDEFYKMLKRNDVQINNDALNALISREVVPLINDLTIEVLPATVLFRNTEQKLIEKYFEVQNEKTVYEIEDSEEETNLFSLNEEVKEIPWTKSKNEYSSLNEELKLNETSQLQDSEGNINCLSQMSLLKPISQRIVQNSGAVQGNDSLEDASKFLQMNLVEDKNVVGKLETNCADVFSSSLEQQINIPVSKNVKISRLNLRQALNKARTENMVAKAAASLLARSTTSTSVTQTIDRTVNSHVAKKYDIRPRIAKHNAAMAISKERNVSELNSSSEDSNPERLPTPPQTFLGFMEVDEQRTLPEHYGQEMFLRIFQLFTPNVLVQMQQRRSKRKRRNVHSNERADFHYGRIEYGTYPPPEKKRKEFLLSPEVKRVLQSRRPKRGNAEKNEDAIPSRSSSSSPDEKRYCNECLKNGGCFEQCTECKCYYHQLCHKEENYKGNNYKGALVLQSKQRKLCPACRRLLSSTFIKAEGQQYKTLHCTAQELQKKLEHERDRRISLQQESKMYKLQMRNLFNIVNTIKSDQENDSSG